The genomic stretch ATATCTATGGCACCGGAGAGAGATAAGGGCACTGGCGCGTGCGCAAAACGCACCGGATCGCGGTTCAAACGGAAGCAACCGGAGAGAGTGGCACAGACCTTAATAGCGATCCGGCACAATATATTTCCGTCATGAAGTGGACGCGCGACTTCGGTCTCACTATGAGGATGTTTCTCACGTCGTTCCTGCTCCTCATAGTCTACCTGATCTTCCTGGGCGTCCTTTCCGCCCTGGGATTCCCCTTTGAGTTCCTCCTGCTGGTGGCCGCCGGGATGGCGTTCCTCCAGTTCTTCTTCTCCGATAAGCTGGTGCTCTGGAGCACCAGCACCCGGATTGTCGAGGAGGACGAATACCCGGAGTTGCACCGGATGGTCGAGAGCCTCGCCACGAGAGCGGGCCTCCCGAAACCGAAGGTCGGGATCATGGCTTCCCCGGTGCCGAACGCGTTCGCGACCGGCCGGAGCCCGAAGAACGCCGTGGTGGCGGTCACCGACTCGATCATGCGGACGCTCAACCGCGAGGAACTCGAAGCGGTGCTCGCCCACGAGATATCGCACGTGAAGAACCGGGACATGCTGACGCTGACGATGGCGAGTTTCCTCTCGATGCTCGCCTTCCTGATCATGCGCAACTGGTTCTTCATGGGGCTCTTCGGCGGCGGCGGCAACCGCGACAACAACATGGGCGCGCTGATCCTGGTCTACGTCGTCTCGATCGTCGTCTGGATCGTGAGCACGCTCCTCACCCGGGCGCTCTCCCGCTACCGGGAGTTCGCCGCGGACCGGGGCAGCGCCGCCCTGACGGAGAACCCCCGGGCGCTGATATCGGCGCTCCAGAAGATCAGCGGGCGGATGGACTACGTCCCCGCCGAGAAGAAACAGGAAGTGGAGGGCGCGAACGCGTTCTTCATCATCCCGGCCATCTCCGGGAGATCCCTGATGGATCTCTTCTCCACGCACCCGTCGCTGGAGAAGCGGGTGGCGGCCCTCGAGGAGCTGGAAGCGCAACGGCGCGGGTACTAACCCGCTCCGGCTCCCCACCACCCAATATTTAATATTCAGCACGGTCAATCTATGTAGGCATACCGTGCATTCGCATCGATGGTCTAGTGGTATGACTTTGGCCTTCCAAGCCAATAGCCCGGGTTCAATTCCCGGTCGATGCATGGGGCTCGTGGTCTAGCTGGTTATGACGTCGCCTTCACACGGCGGAGGTCTCGAGTTCGAATCTCGACGAGCCCATTATTCTTCTTTTGGGAAACTAAGACCGGATACGGCCATTATTTGAACTTAGTAGAGTAGTGCCTCATCCGGTTGAGGCAAAATTGGCGACCACGGATCAGGTGAAGAGTCTTATCCCGGGCAAACTCGTCCCACTCCCACCGACCTTCCTGGGTCTCAACGGTTCCCGCGAAATAACTGGTTATATCTTCTTTCTTCAAGCCCTCCTCGAAGAGAAGCAGCACGTCGCGAACCTCATGCTCAGCAAGTGCCTGCAACTCCATAGCTGCTGAGAGATTCACATTATGCTCCGTTGGCCCTTCGATAAAGAAGAAAATGACATGAATATGACTGGATTCGCGTAATTTTGTGCTTGCAATACTGTTTATCAGGTGTTGAGATGCTTCAGGGAGAGCGGCCTCAGGGTATCCAAGGTCCAACGACATCCGCGCACGATATCCTTCGGAGGTCAGGAAGTCACGGAAATCTTCGAGAATTACGATATTATCGCTTCGAAATGAGCCATAGATACCTATGTTTACGGTTCGTTTCAGGTGCTTGAAGTATTCTGCTTTTGCAGAGATCTCCTCAAAGAAATCCACAAGGATACTCATTACGTGAGAGGGAAAAACAT from Methanoculleus chikugoensis encodes the following:
- the htpX gene encoding zinc metalloprotease HtpX; this translates as MKWTRDFGLTMRMFLTSFLLLIVYLIFLGVLSALGFPFEFLLLVAAGMAFLQFFFSDKLVLWSTSTRIVEEDEYPELHRMVESLATRAGLPKPKVGIMASPVPNAFATGRSPKNAVVAVTDSIMRTLNREELEAVLAHEISHVKNRDMLTLTMASFLSMLAFLIMRNWFFMGLFGGGGNRDNNMGALILVYVVSIVVWIVSTLLTRALSRYREFAADRGSAALTENPRALISALQKISGRMDYVPAEKKQEVEGANAFFIIPAISGRSLMDLFSTHPSLEKRVAALEELEAQRRGY